One Helianthus annuus cultivar XRQ/B chromosome 12, HanXRQr2.0-SUNRISE, whole genome shotgun sequence genomic region harbors:
- the LOC110894838 gene encoding malate dehydrogenase [NADP], chloroplastic, with the protein MAVAELTPAYTTTDVSKSKLSYVSSSSRLSYHRRLSFQHLSRPTVRCSVTSNSNKIKAPVGVDPTPKSDCYGVFCLTYDLKAEDETKSWKKMINVAVSGAAGMIANHLLFKLASGEVFGPDQPIALKLLGSERSFGALEGVAMELEDSLYPLLREVSIGIDPYEVFQDAEWALLIGAKPRGPGMERADLLDINGQIFAEQGKALNAVASPNVKVMVVGNPCNTNALICMKNAPKIPPKNFHALTRLDENRAKCQLALKAGVFYDKVSNVTIWGNHSTTQVPDFLNAKIHGIPVTEVIRDRKWLEEEFTQVVQTRGGVLIKKWGRSSAASTAVSIVDAIRSLVTPTPEGDWFSTGVYTNGNPYGIAEGIVFSMPCRSKGDGDYELVKDVIFDDYLWKRIKKSEDELLAEKKCVAHLTGEGIAVCDLPGDTMLPGEM; encoded by the exons ATGGCGGTTGCAGAGCTGACCCCTGCTTACACAACCACCGACGTCAGCAAATCCAAACTGTCTTATGTTTCATCCTCATCTCGTCTCTCGTACCACCGCCGTCTTAGTTTCCAACATCTTTCTCGCCCCACTGTCCGTTGCTCTGTTACCTCTAACTCTAA CAAAATTAAAGCCCCGGTTGGTGTTGATCCGACACCGAAGTCGGATTGTTACGGTGTGTTCTGTCTCACTTATGATCTCAAGGCT GAAGATGAAACTAAATCATGGAAGAAGATGATTAATGTTGCGGTTTCAGGTGCAGCGGGGATGATAGCCAACCATTTACTCTTCAAG CTTGCATCTGGTGAGGTTTTCGGCCCGGACCAACCTATTGCCCTTAAACTTTTGGGATCTGAACGATCATTTGGAGCTCTTGAAG GTGTTGCCATGGAACTTGAGGATTCGTTATATCCATTGTTAAGAGAAGTAAGCATCGGTATAGATCCATACGAGGTATTCCAAGATGCGGAATGGGCTCTTTTGATTGGTGCAAAGCCTAGAGGACCAGGAATGGAAAGAGCTGATTTGTTGGATATTAACGGCCAAATCTTTGCAGAGCAG GGAAAGGCTCTCAATGCTGTTGCATCACCTAATGTCAAAGTCATGGTGGTGGGAAACCCCTGCAATACCAA TGCTTTGATATGCATGAAAAACGCTCCAAAAATACCTCCAAAGAATTTTCATGCGTTAACTAGACTAGACGAGAATAGAGCAAAATGCCAG TTGGCTTTAAAAGCAGGAGTTTTCTACGATAAAGTCTCTAACGTCACCATTTGGGGAAACCACTCGACAACTCAG GTTCCGGATTTTTTAAATGCTAAAATACATGGAATTCCCGTTACGGAGGTTATTAGGGATAGAAAATGGTTAGAAGAGGAATTTACCCAAGTGGTACAGACA AGAGGCGGAGTCTTAATAAAAAAATGGGGAAGATCTTCGGCAGCATCAACTGCTGTTTCCATTGTGGATGCGATAAGGTCTCTTGTAACACCCACACCAGAGGGTGATTGGTTTTCAACCGGA GTTTATACAAATGGAAATCCTTATGGAATAGCAGAGGGTATTGTTTTCAGCATGCCTTGCAGATCCAAG GGGGATGGCGATTACGAGCTTGTTAAAGACGTGATATTCGATGACTACCTATGGAAAAGAATTAAAAAG TCTGAGGACGAGCTGCTTGCCGAGAAGAAATGTGTAGCACACTTAACGGGAGAG GGAATTGCGGTATGTGACCTGCCAGGGGATACGATGCTTCCGGGCGAAATGTAG